The Candidatus Nomurabacteria bacterium DNA window CGGCCGGTGAACAGGTGATGGGTGGGGACGGCTTGATGAAGCAGGGTCCGGCCGTTGCCTTTGTCTACAACGGTCAGACCTACGTTCGTCGGGATCTGGTGCAGCGCAACAAGTACGGCGACCCGATCAACCCCAGTCGAGCTGACCAGAACTTCTACGTGATGGCCGGCGAGCAGGGGATGAACTGGAAGCTCGTCAATCCGGCCAAGCAGAAGATGACGGTCCAGGGCGACTATTTGGTCTGGCCTGGCGTGATCAAAGGTCCTTTCCAGGTCGGCTGGGTGGATCCGAACGACCCGGCCTACATGCCTGAAAGTGGCGTAGTCTGGGCTCCGATCGCTGAGTTCTACTCCGGCTACGACGGGACCTTCTGTCGTGACCCCGACTATCAGTTGAGGGCTGTGGCGATCCAGCAGATGCCGTAGTCCGCGACTGCAACGTTCTTTACTTCAACCCCCGCTATATCTACGGATGTAGCGGGGCTTTCTTTTTACTATGCTTGACAAAATGCCAAAAATAGCATACTATAGCCGGTTCTTTTTGCACCTCACAATCTAGTTACACAAGCGAGAGACACTACACATCCCAACCGGGAGGACTACATGCTCCAACGTTTCTTTGCGTGGTCTTTGCTGGCGCTCTTCGCCTTCGGCTGTGCCGGAGGTAGTGCCACGCTGAAGCAGCATCAGCAGCCCGTCGGGCAGGTCTACGTGGGCGACTGCGTGCCGTCGGATGGCATTCATCCGACTGGCTACCTTCGCCTGACCAAGCCGCCGGAGGACTTCAACTCGATGCTGTCGATGTGGCACGCTGTTCAGGCCGAGGGTTCATCCGAGCCCTCGAAGATCGAGGTCGACTACATCCGGGTCTACGCCCACGTAGCCGGCCGCGATTCACTGCTCGACAGCGACGAGTACAACGACATGATCGGGGACGGAGGTCTCTATCTTCGTCATCCCTCGTGGTTCTACAACGATGACCATACGAGTCTGCCCTGCGAGTTCGACATGGTCAACGGTTACTTGGTCTTGCGACCGAGCGACTACCCGGATCGAGTCTTTCACTGGTGGAATTCCTACCATCCAGCGGAGGATGTCTGGCGTGTCACTATTCCGGCCGGTGCTACCAACTGCTGGGCAGAGACTCGGATTCGGATTACGGGTCCAGCCTATGTCCAGGGCGGCATTGACTACTGGCGTTCACTCACTGCTCCGTACGGCGGCGTCGAAGTGAACAACCGGGAAGCCTGCATGTCCAACTGGACTTGCTCGGCTGATCCGGGTTGGCAGACCATCGTGGTTGGTAAGGACAAGCCGCAGGGCGACAGCGCTGTGGTCGATGCCGATGAGAACGGGAAACCGAAAGTCGTCCAGGCTCCGGTCTACGATCCTTTCGAGAGCAAGGCCGACGGTCTCCTCAAGAAAGGCGCTGCTGTCTGTTTTGTACAAGACGGACGCACCTACTTCCCGAAGGAGATCGTGGCGACGAACAAGTACAGCGATCCGGCTCGCCCCAAGAATGGCAAGTACTACTTGCTGGGCGGGGTGAAGCCATGGGCTATCGCCGGCGACGATCAAGAGCTCCGGGAAAACGGGGATTACCTCTACTATCCCGGCGTGGTCGACAAGGTGTGTCAGGTGGGCTGGGAGGATCCGGCCGACGCTTCGGCCGATCCGTCCGGAACCGTATGGAGCGCTTCAGCGGAACTTTTCTCGGGTCGCCCGGGATCAGTTTCGAAGAACGGTCAGTACGGCTACCTGCCAGTCAATCTCTCCAACTAGGAGAAGGTGATTCACCCCGGTGCATGCAATGCGTGCGCCGGGTTTTCTTATTGACCATGGGCAATATTTTTGCTATAGTCGCCTGTTCACTTTCTTTTACTGAGTTGTAATGTTACGCAATATTCTTGTCATTCTCGGACTCGCCATTTCACTCACCAGCTTCACGCCAAAGCAGGAGAGTCGCGATGGCGTGTATGCGTTTACCACGCCTCCTTTAAGTATTGGTCAAGGAGTGGTGGTGACAAATGATGGCATTGTGATTGGCGATGGCGTGACTGATTCCCGGCAAGGAATACAGGAGCTGCTTAGTGGTGATGACTTGGAACATTTTCTTGACCAAAGCTCTCAGCAGTTTGATGCCGTAGAGCTGCGTATCTGGACATGGTTCCTGGGTCAAAACGATTTTACTATTGGCACGGTGAATAATTTCCTTGCCCGTGCTCATGCCCACGGCTTGCAAGTGTACTTAAATACTTGGGAATATCCTGGCACACATCCCGACCTTCTGCCTGCTGAGTATCAGGCATATAAACTTGCTGACACCGGACAACGCGTGCCGGCCCTAGTGAATGATGGACAAATCAGCGCGCAGCACATTGATAAAGCAAACCCCGCTGCACTGGAATGGATGAGTGGGCAACTGCGGAGTGCGCTGACTTCTTTTGACGTTTTCGATGGATACCTCATTGTTGAGGATAGGGTTTCCGATTGGGTGCATGGGTCTTTCCCACAGTATGTACGTTATTGGGATTCACCGACCTATTCCGATGCAGCGCTTGATTCATTTCAACATTATCTCCTACTGCATGGTCAGGATGCAACACAGCGATTCCCAGTGGATCGTCCGGAGTTAGTTTCTCAATTCACCCAGTATGTTCCTTCAGCCCCAGAAAGTGCTTTATGGAAGTATTGGTATCAATGGCGCTTTGAACTTTTTGCTGACTATGTGGAGAGTCTGAGTAATGCGGTGAAGTCAGTGCAAAGGGTGCCAGTGCTTTACATGCCTTGGCAACGTGTGGTGGATGAATTTGATTACGCCTACGCTGATGATTGGTCAGCCAATCGTTGGGATGTTGGATACGGTCCGGGCAATCCCGAGAATGCCATCTTCGGCGTCTCGCTTCACACCCTGGCAAAACGCGGATCAATTGATGCCTACGTGCATGAATTTGGAGAGGATGGTACGCATGAGCTCTGGCCAATGTCTTTTAATGCGCTGCAGTTAGAAAAAGCCAAAATTGCTTTGTCAGATTCTTATGTTACCCTAGGCAGCTTTATTCAATTTTTTAATTACGAAGGTAGAGAAATAGTTTCCCCTGAACTACTTCAAGATGCCTTAGCCATCGGACGGCAAAACGAGGCAAAGATTTTTGTAGCTTACGATGTTGCCACACTGTATGATCGTTCAGGTCGCTATGATGCACATACCTCAGCGCTTTGGCAGCAAGCAAGAACACATGCATATGCCATTGATGAAGAGGAAATCCGAAACGCAAGTCAGCTAGCGCCAGCGCAGGTTTTTGCTCGAAAATTACCTGAACAGATTCCAGAAGGAGTGGCCGCCTGGACTGCCGATGATGGGTATGTGTATGTGCGGACCGAGGCTCTGCCCGGTAACGGACCATACTATGTCGTATACGATCACTGGAATGCACCACTACTTGATGCGCAGCACCTTATGGAATACTATCCAGAGCATGGTTTAGTCGCTATACATGCTGATGGGTTAAAAGGCGCTGCTTTTCAAATCATTACTCCGGGACCGCAGGGTAGCGTCGCGTGGTCAGAAATTCGTGAACAGCTTTGTGAGCTGGGGTATCAAGGGATCGTATGTAGCCCAAATAGTTGGCTTTATCAACCAGTGGGGCTTCATTCCATGTAGGGAGTTCTTTGTCAGAGGAGGAGTGAATATGCAGTGGAGGTTGTGGATCTACGTGTTGGCTTGCGTACTGTGCGCATCGCAGTCTGCGTACGGTCAGTCTGAGCAATTCCAGCCAATGTACAGCATAGCGCCAGAGTATCCACTTTCAGCGTGGATTGCTGGTGAGTCTGGGTCGGTGATGGTGGGAATGCAGATTGACCCGGTCGGCCGTGTGGAGGAGGTCTGGGTTCAGTCTTCAACAAGCTCGTTGTTTGAGCGGTATGCGCTCGAGGCGGCGAAGCAGTGGGTTTTTGTACCGATCATGCCCATGGTGGATCTGATCGACGCGGTGGATGGCGTTATGGTCTTGCGTAGAATTCCGGAGCTTGAAACAGCGAGTTACCTGGAAACACATCCGGGAATCATTGACAGTCTCGTCTACGAGTGGACGGAAAAACAGGACCAACCGTCCCCGGTCCGTAGCGTCAGTATCCCTTTCAATTTCAACCACTAAGTACGAGCCGCTTATCCTCTGGGTAGGCGGCTTTCTATATATTCAAATCAAGCGATTGAATCAAGACAGGCAGAAGAAGCAGTACGCCAATCAAGGGGAGTAAGAATAAGAGAAGGTTGGCAACTAAGGACCATAGGAAATATTTCCGCGTTTTTTCTGTTGACTGATAGATGGCCTTGAGTAAAGCATCTTGATCATCAAGTCGTTTTTTTAGTTCGTCGTCCATATGCATTAACTTAAGAAATCAAGGTAAATGCCAATAAGAATGGCCAGTGTTGAAGAGGTAAATATGACAATATAGTTCCAGCGTTCTTTCGATGAGCCAAGCGTTGTAAAGATATAACGCATTGCAGATCGCTCTTCCTCTGATAGGTTATCAAGTGATTGAATACGTTCAGCGAGCTTATATTCAGCAATGACACGCGCTCTTTTTTTCGCAACTTGGTAACGATGCAAAAAATAGAGCACAAAACCGACCGTACCAAAATACCAGACCACTTGCACCCAAACTGTTCCGATATTGTTCAGTACAATAATACTGCGATAGGCGATGGTGGCAAGTATGCCTATCCAAAAAAAGAGTAAGCGAAGTCCTGCCGAATGAGGTTTCAAGGTTTCCATTACTTGCTGTTTGCTTTATCTAGTACATGTGTAGCCCAGGCCTGTACACGCTGACGATTTTTATCCAAATCGTAGAAATAATGAAGCAGCCGAAGTGTTGCGCCTATCTTTTTTCCACCTACATCAGTAACCAATTTTTCGAGGTGGTCAGCAGCCGCGCAAGTTTCTTGATACGATTCGTCACCTAATCCGTAGACAGCAAAATTTTGCTTATGCAAGGAGACGCCATGAAGTTTTTCAACCAGTTCCCGCATATGTTGTTGCAGTTGACCTTCTAGACGTTTACCATCTTCAGTAATATGTTCCCAGGTACAGGAGCCTAGGAAAACAAAATCCGGCTGGCGAAGCTCCTCTGCTTGTACAGAATCGGCCCGGCGGATATGTACGGTGTGTCCAGCTTCTTGCCAGACTGATGCGATTTGTTTGGCCACGTCCAGCGTGCCGCCGGAATTCGTGCCATAGACAATGAAAACCTCCATATATATATAGTGTACGGTATTTTCTCGCATTCGGCTACTGTAGGATGTTGTAAAAAAGAAAAAGAACGGACACATAGCCCATTCTTTTTCTTTGGCTCCGGGGACAGGGATCGAACCTGCGACCAAGTGGTTAACAGCCACCTGCTCTACCACTGAGCTACCCCGGAATACACCCACTTGAACGAAGCCTAGTGTAGCGTGCTCAGCCTTTCTTGGCAACTATAGGCTTGAAAGAATAAGGCATTGACAAATGTATCATATATAGTATGATGGAATTGCTTGTTAGCTCTTTGCATCAACGAGACACGTTGTTCGGCAAAGCTGACATCTAGAAAAAGGAGTATGAGATGAGTGAAGGTAGCTCTGGGGGCGGACTCGCTTCTTTGTTGGGCCTTCTTTTCGGCGCTCTGATTTGGCAAGGACTTGCTGAGCGAACGCACGCGAAGGACAAGCCGCCGCCCGTTCAGAAGCCTGAACCTGCACCAGCCCCAGCACCGCGTCCAGTCATTCCGTTTCGGGAGCACAAGTAACCAAGGGGTAGGGAATGCGTGTCTTATCAAAGATCCGTCACAGGGATATGACGGATCTTTTCTTTTACACAAAACGGAGCCCGTGAGCTCCGCTTTGCCTTCGCCTGAGTATTGCGACTAGTAATCTTTGAGTTTACGCATGCCTTCATGTGACTGGATTTTTTCCAGTGCCTTAGCTTCAATCTGTCGGATACGCTCACGGGTCACGCCAAATTCCTGACCCACTTCCTCCAGGGTATGTGCGACACCGTCAGTTAGTCCGAAACGCATCTCCAGGATTTTTTGCTCGCGAGGTTGTAGCTCGCGAATGATTTGCTGCACGTGATCTTTCAGTAGTTGCATCGCTGCAACACGATCCGGCGAAACCGATTTCACATCTTCAATGAAATCGCCCAGGGTTGAGTCTTCGTCACCTTCACCCACGGAAGTTTCCAAGGAGACAGTGTCTTGGCTGATTTTGATGATTTGGTGAATTTTCTCAACCGGTTCACCCATTTCCGCGGCGATTTCTTCTGGCAGTGGTTCACGACCCAGATCTTGGATAAGCTGCCGTTCAATCTGCTGGAATTTATTAATCGTTTCAACCATGTGTACCGGGATGC harbors:
- a CDS encoding TonB family protein, with the protein product MYSIAPEYPLSAWIAGESGSVMVGMQIDPVGRVEEVWVQSSTSSLFERYALEAAKQWVFVPIMPMVDLIDAVDGVMVLRRIPELETASYLETHPGIIDSLVYEWTEKQDQPSPVRSVSIPFNFNH
- a CDS encoding flavodoxin family protein; its protein translation is MEVFIVYGTNSGGTLDVAKQIASVWQEAGHTVHIRRADSVQAEELRQPDFVFLGSCTWEHITEDGKRLEGQLQQHMRELVEKLHGVSLHKQNFAVYGLGDESYQETCAAADHLEKLVTDVGGKKIGATLRLLHYFYDLDKNRQRVQAWATHVLDKANSK